In Candidatus Campbellbacteria bacterium, one DNA window encodes the following:
- a CDS encoding glycoside hydrolase family 15 protein, producing MARNLILGNNSMLVSLDSCGQVSDLYFPYVGLENHIAHDSVHRIGVYVDDEMSWLSEDEWEISITCAKDALLGQVRAVNNKAGVKVSFGDVVYNEKNIFIRNVEVENLSERDREIKLYFCQEFQLAESDRADTAYFDPYSRGLVHYKGQRVVLINAFTTEGQFHEYTVGEFNTYGKQGSFKDAEDGMLALNNVEHGNTDSVVALSFNIESGKRASGYYWLCVAESFSEAHKLNQYVLEKNPQYMTRTTKDYWRAWVNRYDYNFYDLSEEAAELFKKSLLFMRAAVDDEGSILASADASMLQRGKDTYSYTWMRDGAFISLALDRSGYYYTSKRFFEFSAEVMSEEGYLMHRFAPDRTLGSSWHPRVQNGKPALPIQEDETALALISLLRHYEFSQDLEFIENIYNSFIKKAANFLSVYRDKNTGLPLPSYDLWEERYGVHTYTAASVYGALRAAAQFAGILGKTKSATQYKNIATEVKQALEEHLYDEDLGAFVKMVTLDENGVKEKDKTIDVSSVYGVISFGVLDAEDPRVKNSLKKTEQDLSVKTEVSGLARYENDGYYRIDNSTPGNPWIISTLWMTQCKIDTAKTKSDLEIVKRDLDWCVKYSLSTGVLPEQLHPHTGKPLSATPLTWSHAEFVLTVIKYLDKLEELGICKDCNPVKKGT from the coding sequence ATGGCCAGAAATCTTATCCTAGGCAACAATTCTATGCTTGTTTCACTTGATTCTTGCGGTCAAGTGAGTGACTTGTATTTTCCTTACGTTGGACTAGAAAATCACATAGCTCATGACAGCGTGCATCGTATCGGTGTATATGTTGATGATGAGATGTCTTGGCTGAGCGAGGACGAGTGGGAAATTTCCATTACTTGCGCTAAAGACGCATTGCTTGGACAAGTAAGGGCGGTAAATAATAAAGCTGGAGTAAAAGTATCCTTTGGCGATGTGGTATATAACGAGAAAAACATTTTTATTCGCAACGTGGAGGTGGAAAATCTGAGTGAGCGTGATAGGGAAATCAAATTATATTTTTGCCAAGAGTTTCAGCTTGCTGAATCCGATCGCGCCGATACTGCTTATTTTGACCCTTACAGCAGGGGATTGGTTCATTACAAAGGGCAGCGCGTGGTCTTAATAAATGCTTTCACGACAGAAGGCCAGTTTCATGAGTATACAGTGGGTGAATTCAATACTTACGGTAAGCAGGGTAGTTTTAAGGACGCCGAAGACGGAATGTTAGCGCTAAATAATGTAGAGCATGGCAACACCGACTCTGTAGTGGCGCTTTCTTTCAATATAGAGTCTGGTAAAAGGGCCAGTGGTTACTATTGGTTGTGTGTTGCCGAGTCATTTTCTGAAGCACATAAATTAAACCAGTATGTACTCGAAAAAAATCCACAATACATGACAAGAACAACCAAGGACTACTGGCGCGCGTGGGTAAATCGTTATGACTATAACTTTTATGACCTCTCAGAGGAGGCGGCTGAACTATTTAAAAAATCCCTTCTTTTTATGCGAGCCGCTGTTGACGACGAAGGCTCTATCTTAGCTTCAGCGGACGCCAGTATGCTTCAGAGGGGAAAGGATACTTATAGCTACACGTGGATGCGTGATGGAGCATTTATCAGCTTAGCTCTCGATAGATCAGGTTATTATTATACTTCCAAGCGATTTTTTGAATTCAGTGCGGAAGTTATGTCCGAAGAAGGATACCTAATGCACAGATTTGCGCCTGATCGTACACTCGGTAGTTCTTGGCATCCCAGAGTACAGAACGGAAAGCCGGCTTTACCTATTCAAGAAGACGAAACGGCTCTGGCTCTTATTTCATTGTTGAGACACTACGAATTTTCTCAAGACCTGGAATTTATAGAAAATATCTATAATTCGTTTATTAAAAAGGCGGCCAACTTTTTGTCAGTGTATCGCGATAAAAACACAGGTTTGCCGCTCCCCAGTTATGATCTGTGGGAAGAAAGGTATGGCGTTCATACCTACACTGCAGCAAGCGTGTATGGTGCTCTGAGAGCGGCTGCACAATTTGCGGGCATACTAGGAAAGACCAAGTCCGCAACTCAATATAAGAATATAGCTACTGAAGTTAAACAAGCGCTAGAAGAACATCTCTACGATGAAGATTTGGGAGCATTTGTCAAAATGGTGACGCTTGATGAGAACGGTGTTAAAGAAAAAGATAAGACAATCGATGTATCTAGTGTGTATGGAGTTATAAGCTTCGGAGTATTAGATGCAGAAGATCCCAGAGTAAAAAATTCTCTTAAAAAGACTGAGCAGGATCTAAGTGTTAAAACTGAAGTGTCGGGATTAGCTCGTTATGAAAATGACGGTTACTACAGAATCGACAATTCTACTCCGGGCAACCCATGGATAATCTCTACGCTTTGGATGACGCAATGTAAGATAGATACTGCTAAAACAAAATCTGACTTAGAAATCGTTAAGAGAGATTTAGATTGGTGTGTCAAGTATTCTCTTTCAACCGGTGTTTTGCCTGAACAACTTCATCCACACACCGGTAAGCCTCTCTCGGCTACTCCATTGACCTGGAGTCACGCTGAATTTGTTCTAACTGTTATAAAATACCTTGATAAATTGGAAGAGTTGGGTATTTGTAAAGACTGCAATCCCGTGAAAAAGGGTACATAG
- a CDS encoding DUF2207 domain-containing protein gives MDKIKQVLGIIGLLALLSFPAFLQAQSNETIEEFNTVLEIREDGVLEVEETIRYRFVSDDRHGIYREIPKTYEENGEKYKLIIPEFSVNSDTAPNKIKREDSNSRYVLRIGDPNETISSGLHTYKISYTAENAVSFYEEFDEIYWNATGSEWDVPIERASFTIRLPEELPEDDIQYDCYQGVVGAETQCDDITLISNSENETVSGVQFSATNLAPLEGLTGALGFPKGVVPETEKELAGISTASLFLMIGGLFTALIAFFWWAIAHWRKYGRDPEGRGTIVRQYDVPEDLSPAELGLMVDEKINSHDITAEIVYLAEQGYLHILSIPKKILFFKNVNFYLLKMKEEDEGLKTHQQQILSSLFSSKYTLSGEEKESLLEKVSESSEIRGDRGKIKSKIESSLEITPIKDLKNKFYVDLKSIKKELERSMTEVGYFTQNPNEVRKKYNLLFILPFLAMFFLPFVFGLLDLNGSVGIALSLSIFFILIFMIAFVIFFANAMVQKTKKGVSVREHTLGLKEYLSIAEKDRLEFHFNPRNNPKLFEKFLPYAIALGVDKQWASELEDIYLEPDWYTDANRDSFTAGAFYSSFSGFDTAVSSSYSSPSSSGSSGGGSAGGGAGGGGGGSW, from the coding sequence ATGGATAAGATCAAACAGGTACTAGGGATTATAGGATTGTTGGCCCTTTTGTCATTTCCTGCATTTTTACAGGCTCAATCTAATGAAACAATTGAGGAATTTAATACAGTGCTCGAAATTCGTGAAGATGGAGTGCTTGAAGTAGAAGAAACGATACGTTACAGATTTGTCTCAGACGACCGCCATGGTATTTATCGAGAAATTCCTAAAACCTATGAAGAGAACGGTGAGAAGTACAAGCTTATTATTCCTGAATTTTCGGTTAATAGCGATACAGCTCCAAATAAAATAAAAAGAGAAGATTCTAATTCACGTTATGTACTTCGTATAGGAGATCCAAATGAGACGATCTCCTCTGGGCTTCATACTTACAAAATTTCCTATACAGCGGAAAATGCCGTTTCGTTTTATGAGGAATTTGATGAGATCTATTGGAATGCTACAGGCAGTGAGTGGGACGTACCGATCGAGAGAGCTAGTTTTACGATCAGACTTCCTGAAGAATTACCGGAAGACGATATTCAGTATGATTGCTACCAGGGTGTAGTGGGCGCTGAAACACAATGCGACGATATTACTTTGATCTCTAACTCAGAGAACGAAACTGTCAGCGGAGTCCAATTTAGCGCTACAAACCTTGCTCCTCTAGAAGGTTTGACTGGGGCGCTTGGTTTCCCTAAAGGAGTTGTACCGGAGACCGAAAAAGAGCTGGCGGGCATATCAACCGCATCTCTATTTTTGATGATCGGCGGTCTCTTTACGGCGCTGATAGCTTTCTTTTGGTGGGCGATAGCGCATTGGCGAAAGTATGGTCGTGATCCGGAAGGAAGGGGTACTATTGTCAGGCAATATGATGTACCTGAAGACCTTTCTCCTGCTGAACTTGGGCTTATGGTCGATGAAAAGATAAATTCTCATGACATTACCGCCGAAATCGTATATCTGGCAGAGCAAGGGTATTTACATATACTTTCAATTCCCAAGAAGATTTTATTCTTTAAAAATGTAAACTTTTACTTACTAAAAATGAAAGAAGAAGACGAAGGTCTGAAGACTCACCAGCAACAGATCTTATCTTCACTATTTTCATCTAAATATACACTTTCTGGGGAAGAAAAAGAAAGTCTATTGGAAAAGGTCTCGGAAAGTAGCGAAATAAGGGGAGATCGAGGAAAGATAAAAAGTAAAATAGAATCTTCGCTTGAAATTACACCAATTAAAGATCTCAAGAATAAGTTCTATGTTGATCTAAAATCAATAAAGAAAGAACTAGAAAGGAGTATGACCGAGGTGGGGTATTTCACTCAAAATCCCAACGAGGTACGTAAAAAGTATAATTTGTTATTTATCCTGCCTTTTTTGGCAATGTTCTTTCTTCCTTTTGTTTTTGGTCTTCTAGACCTAAATGGTTCTGTCGGGATTGCCTTATCTCTATCAATATTCTTCATTCTTATCTTTATGATAGCTTTTGTTATCTTTTTCGCGAACGCAATGGTGCAAAAGACAAAAAAGGGTGTATCCGTGCGAGAACATACTCTCGGACTCAAAGAATATTTATCAATTGCTGAAAAAGATCGGTTAGAGTTTCACTTTAACCCAAGAAATAACCCAAAACTTTTTGAGAAATTTCTGCCGTACGCGATAGCTTTAGGAGTAGATAAACAGTGGGCGAGTGAATTGGAGGATATATATCTAGAACCCGACTGGTATACTGACGCAAACAGAGATAGCTTCACGGCCGGAGCTTTCTATAGCTCTTTTTCAGGATTTGATACTGCTGTTTCTTCCAGTTATTCCTCACCTTCCTCAAGCGGAAGTTCTGGCGGGGGTTCCGCTGGTGGAGGAGCAGGCGGCGGCGGAGGAGGTAGTTGGTAG
- a CDS encoding pseudouridine synthase, whose product MKDSNFPVRINKYLKDKGIASRRKADDLILNGEVTINDEAAQIGQKVFLGDEVAVSDRALEESQNKIYLLVNKPVGIVSHNPLPGQKEVLDLLPQNMRGKGLAVLGRLDRASRGLMLLSNDGTIVDKLLNPRSKHEKEYIVEVDKPLRHFFLKRMREGIHLSGGITSKQAEVEKINDTTFKIVLTEGKKHQIRRMADAFGFAVRDLKRIRIATLTLGKLKEGDHKILKGKELEKFRNALE is encoded by the coding sequence ATGAAAGACTCTAATTTTCCAGTGAGGATAAACAAATATTTAAAAGACAAAGGCATAGCGTCACGTCGCAAAGCTGATGATCTGATTCTTAATGGCGAAGTTACCATTAACGACGAAGCAGCCCAAATCGGACAAAAAGTATTTTTGGGAGACGAAGTAGCCGTTAGCGATAGAGCTCTGGAAGAATCCCAGAACAAAATTTACCTACTCGTGAACAAACCGGTTGGCATAGTAAGTCATAATCCACTGCCGGGACAAAAAGAAGTTTTGGATCTTTTGCCGCAAAATATGCGCGGCAAAGGGCTAGCCGTACTGGGTCGTCTAGACCGAGCATCAAGAGGCCTTATGTTGCTATCAAACGACGGCACGATTGTGGACAAATTACTTAATCCCAGATCCAAGCACGAAAAGGAATACATAGTAGAAGTAGACAAGCCATTGAGACACTTTTTCCTAAAACGTATGAGAGAGGGGATTCATCTCTCCGGCGGCATCACATCAAAACAAGCCGAGGTTGAAAAGATCAATGATACAACGTTTAAAATTGTTCTCACAGAGGGCAAAAAGCATCAAATACGACGCATGGCTGACGCGTTTGGTTTCGCTGTTCGAGACCTAAAAAGAATTAGAATTGCGACCCTTACTTTAGGAAAGCTAAAGGAAGGTGATCACAAAATACTAAAGGGTAAAGAATTAGAAAAATTCAGAAACGCGCTTGAGTGA
- a CDS encoding GerMN domain-containing protein, protein MKQLIGIIAVILVLLGIWMVVGGDEDGLESEYEQTARTWMTEESPTYTGRNGDNLEMNSSEKVNDSAFRFEFTFEASEAGYGEPSSGEMSAQVITEHETVVTVEEGEVTEAVTDGVFDEIRSRLINEQEDVVDSRDVSLYFYDEKSDTDQDGNVLCSEEAVVPAERSIAEYTIEKHINLLLDGPTESEVSDGLSSEFPLEGLTLESADLDDNGTLTLTFSDPQNQTVGGSCRVGLLYSQIRKTAESIERVSEVVIEPEELFQP, encoded by the coding sequence ATGAAACAACTAATTGGAATAATAGCTGTCATTCTCGTTCTTCTTGGAATTTGGATGGTAGTCGGAGGAGATGAAGATGGTCTCGAAAGTGAATATGAGCAAACAGCTCGGACTTGGATGACCGAAGAATCACCTACTTATACGGGAAGAAACGGCGATAACTTGGAAATGAATAGCAGTGAAAAGGTAAACGACAGCGCTTTTCGTTTTGAATTTACGTTTGAGGCAAGTGAAGCCGGTTATGGCGAACCGTCGTCCGGAGAAATGTCAGCTCAAGTTATTACAGAGCACGAAACGGTAGTAACAGTAGAAGAGGGGGAAGTAACTGAGGCAGTCACAGATGGTGTTTTTGATGAAATAAGAAGCAGACTGATCAATGAGCAAGAAGATGTTGTAGACTCAAGAGATGTGTCGCTCTATTTCTACGATGAGAAAAGTGATACGGATCAAGATGGGAACGTACTGTGTAGCGAAGAAGCAGTTGTACCTGCAGAGCGCTCAATCGCGGAATATACAATCGAAAAGCATATAAACTTACTACTAGATGGACCTACAGAGAGTGAGGTCTCAGACGGCTTATCAAGCGAATTTCCTTTAGAAGGTTTGACGCTTGAATCTGCGGATCTTGATGATAATGGTACGCTGACTTTGACGTTTTCAGATCCACAAAACCAAACTGTCGGTGGTTCATGCCGCGTCGGTCTACTTTATTCTCAGATTAGGAAAACCGCCGAATCTATCGAAAGAGTGAGTGAAGTAGTGATCGAGCCGGAAGAGCTCTTTCAGCCCTAG
- a CDS encoding trypsin-like peptidase domain-containing protein: protein MPNDLRNFLKKNKQIIITTVLFNAFFLIVVMISLSLIFDTSIEDLYEKRTTDVHKEEGHQVAQEEAVVRAVSKANPAVVSIVATRDLPEISEEERRFFEFFAPHLELPENDPGEQEIGGGSGFFVSPDGMVITNRHVVENDSLNYSVVTNEGEKLEASVVATDSVYDVAVLDVEISDAPYLEFGSSENLELGQSVIAIGNALSEFSNSITSGIVSGLSRSIVAGSQTGRSELLENVIQTDASINPGNSGGPLLDLKGNVIGVNVAMARGSENIGFAVPSDVVSPIVDSVKEHGEIIRPFLGVRYAPVDEQTASREDLPVSHGVIIVSGGIGSPAVMPGTPADVAGLREGDIIVEYNDTEINSEVSFARLIRESEVGETVTLKVVRGEEEIAVEVTLERAPNDL, encoded by the coding sequence ATGCCTAATGATCTGAGAAACTTTTTAAAGAAGAATAAGCAAATAATAATCACAACCGTATTATTTAATGCGTTCTTTTTGATCGTGGTAATGATCTCGCTTAGTCTCATTTTTGACACATCGATAGAAGATCTGTACGAGAAAAGAACCACTGATGTACATAAGGAAGAGGGTCATCAGGTCGCACAGGAAGAAGCTGTTGTCAGAGCTGTCTCAAAAGCCAACCCTGCGGTTGTATCAATTGTTGCCACAAGAGATCTGCCCGAGATCAGTGAAGAAGAAAGGCGGTTCTTTGAATTTTTTGCCCCGCATTTAGAGTTGCCTGAAAATGATCCAGGAGAACAAGAAATAGGTGGGGGTTCAGGGTTTTTTGTTTCTCCTGACGGCATGGTAATTACTAACCGCCATGTGGTAGAAAATGACTCACTAAATTATAGTGTGGTTACAAATGAAGGCGAGAAACTTGAGGCCAGTGTAGTGGCAACTGATTCGGTCTATGATGTAGCAGTGCTTGACGTAGAGATAAGCGACGCTCCTTATCTGGAGTTCGGTAGCTCAGAGAATTTGGAGCTTGGTCAATCCGTTATAGCTATAGGTAACGCTCTGTCTGAATTTTCTAACAGTATAACTTCAGGGATAGTTTCCGGTCTTTCGCGTTCCATTGTCGCCGGTAGTCAAACCGGTCGCTCAGAATTACTTGAAAATGTTATACAAACGGACGCCAGTATTAATCCCGGTAATTCCGGAGGCCCTCTTTTGGACCTGAAAGGAAATGTGATCGGGGTCAACGTAGCAATGGCTCGGGGTTCTGAAAATATTGGTTTTGCCGTACCATCGGATGTTGTTTCGCCAATAGTAGATTCTGTTAAAGAACATGGAGAGATCATTAGGCCTTTCCTAGGCGTTCGCTACGCGCCTGTAGACGAACAAACTGCCTCAAGAGAAGACCTTCCGGTATCGCACGGAGTGATCATCGTTTCGGGAGGAATTGGATCTCCGGCGGTGATGCCCGGAACTCCAGCCGACGTTGCCGGCCTTCGAGAAGGGGACATAATCGTTGAATATAACGACACAGAAATAAATAGCGAGGTTTCTTTTGCTCGGCTAATCCGAGAATCAGAGGTGGGTGAAACGGTAACTCTAAAAGTAGTACGCGGAGAGGAAGAGATTGCCGTAGAAGTCACCCTAGAGAGAGCGCCTAACGATCTATAA
- a CDS encoding DUF4105 domain-containing protein: MLRLLSKILLFAIAMFALFVFFKEPTNDREWTPDLAKLAQVEIYEGGEGTKVGIKNIRDSTYEDGEENIQYYSQIFDLAELKKVWFLVEPFSDWEAAAHTFFVFDFKDGQSIGFSVEARKEKNEKYSALRGLFREYELHYLFASERDLVLRRTDHLDHEVYMYPIDTNRENVRNLFLRIANRADELESEPAFYNTITSSCTTTLVRHINETSPNKIKWWHKAQYLPGLSDRLAYDLGLIDTDLPFEETREQFSIKEKANDCASSDNFSLCLREKL; the protein is encoded by the coding sequence ATGCTAAGACTTCTAAGTAAAATTCTTCTTTTTGCCATAGCGATGTTTGCTCTCTTCGTTTTCTTTAAAGAACCTACTAATGACAGAGAATGGACGCCCGATTTGGCTAAACTGGCTCAGGTGGAGATCTATGAAGGCGGAGAAGGAACAAAGGTGGGTATAAAAAATATTAGAGACTCGACATATGAAGACGGAGAAGAAAATATACAATACTACTCGCAAATATTTGATCTAGCGGAATTAAAGAAGGTTTGGTTTTTAGTTGAGCCATTTTCTGACTGGGAAGCGGCGGCGCATACCTTTTTTGTATTTGACTTTAAGGACGGTCAGTCAATCGGGTTTTCAGTGGAAGCTCGCAAAGAAAAGAATGAGAAATATTCCGCCTTGCGCGGATTATTTCGAGAGTATGAACTGCATTATCTGTTTGCAAGTGAGCGCGACCTGGTCCTTCGTCGGACCGATCATTTAGACCATGAGGTTTATATGTATCCGATAGATACAAATAGAGAAAATGTTAGAAACTTATTTTTACGCATAGCAAATAGAGCCGACGAATTGGAAAGTGAGCCAGCTTTTTATAATACTATTACAAGTTCTTGTACAACCACATTGGTCAGGCACATTAACGAGACCTCTCCCAACAAAATCAAATGGTGGCACAAAGCCCAGTATTTGCCTGGATTATCCGATAGGTTGGCCTACGACCTAGGTCTTATCGATACAGATCTCCCGTTTGAAGAGACGAGAGAGCAATTCAGCATTAAAGAGAAAGCAAATGACTGTGCCTCCAGTGACAACTTTTCTCTTTGCTTACGTGAAAAACTTTAA
- a CDS encoding FKBP-type peptidyl-prolyl cis-trans isomerase: protein MKMALYFILLITLAVVLPGLVLYFSSGGHIESNLERAEEQRENILGGSFERSNESEHDLLDIKRSQQEFIVEDIVEGTGPEAKVGAVISVHYTGRFENGEVFDSSRRPGRSAFQFTLGEGQVIDGWERGIEGMKVGGVRRLTIPPQLAYGFEDYGPIPGGSVLIFEIELLSVFE, encoded by the coding sequence ATGAAAATGGCTCTTTATTTTATATTATTGATCACTTTGGCTGTAGTTTTACCCGGGTTAGTTCTTTATTTCAGTTCTGGAGGACATATCGAGAGTAACTTAGAGCGCGCAGAAGAGCAGAGGGAAAATATCCTAGGGGGTTCTTTTGAAAGGAGCAATGAAAGTGAACATGATCTTTTGGATATTAAACGATCGCAACAAGAGTTTATAGTAGAAGATATAGTTGAAGGAACCGGACCAGAAGCAAAAGTTGGTGCTGTTATAAGCGTGCATTACACGGGAAGGTTTGAAAATGGAGAGGTTTTCGATTCTTCTCGTCGACCAGGGAGGAGCGCTTTTCAGTTTACTCTAGGTGAAGGTCAGGTTATAGACGGCTGGGAAAGAGGAATAGAAGGAATGAAGGTAGGTGGTGTACGCAGATTAACAATTCCTCCCCAGCTCGCTTACGGCTTCGAAGACTACGGACCTATCCCCGGTGGATCGGTTTTGATTTTTGAAATAGAACTGCTTTCAGTATTTGAGTAA
- the tgt gene encoding tRNA guanosine(34) transglycosylase Tgt produces the protein MEKEHFAWYDFPMSAMSFKVEKKLTNTLGRVGTISTPHGNIETPAFTLVGTKGTVKAMTAEQIKDVEAQVVLANTYHLYLEPGERIVEKAGGIGKFMNWDGPTITDSGGFQVMSLGGSFGTGLNKFMTREELDSSGGLKRDKAESSGQLARVSEDGVSFRSHLDGAKHYLTPERSIEIQHSLGADIIFAFDECPPADSTKEYQREAMDRTHRWAERCIQFHRSKENSDHQALWGIVQGGSFADLRTLSARTIRDLGFDGYGIGGSYMKEDLPEILGITAKNLEEEKPRHLLGIGEPEDFFIGIENGADTFDCVSPTRQARNGSLYTHKGRINIKNNAFRSDLSSIDSDCDCYTCSNYSRAYISHLFRSKEMLGPILATIHNARFIIKLVADIRSSIYNDSYWKFKENFLDSYSR, from the coding sequence ATGGAAAAGGAACACTTCGCGTGGTACGATTTTCCAATGAGCGCAATGTCATTTAAAGTAGAAAAGAAATTAACCAATACTTTGGGACGAGTCGGTACTATTTCTACCCCGCACGGAAATATAGAAACTCCGGCTTTTACGTTGGTAGGAACCAAAGGGACAGTTAAAGCGATGACCGCCGAGCAAATAAAAGATGTTGAAGCACAAGTTGTTCTAGCTAATACCTATCACTTATATCTTGAGCCGGGAGAAAGAATCGTGGAAAAAGCGGGAGGTATCGGAAAATTTATGAATTGGGACGGACCTACTATTACGGATTCAGGCGGCTTTCAAGTTATGTCATTGGGAGGTTCTTTTGGTACTGGTTTGAATAAATTTATGACGAGAGAAGAGCTAGATAGTTCCGGTGGCTTAAAGCGCGACAAAGCCGAATCATCAGGCCAACTAGCCCGCGTATCAGAAGATGGAGTAAGTTTTCGCTCGCACTTAGATGGAGCTAAACATTATCTAACACCGGAGCGTTCTATAGAAATACAACATTCTTTAGGTGCAGACATAATTTTTGCATTTGATGAATGCCCTCCGGCTGACTCAACAAAAGAATATCAGCGCGAAGCTATGGATCGTACTCATAGGTGGGCGGAACGCTGCATTCAATTTCATAGATCTAAAGAGAACAGTGATCATCAAGCGCTTTGGGGTATAGTACAAGGTGGAAGTTTTGCTGATTTGCGTACTTTGAGCGCCCGTACTATCAGAGATCTCGGATTTGATGGTTATGGGATCGGCGGATCGTATATGAAAGAAGATCTGCCAGAAATTCTCGGTATTACTGCTAAAAATCTAGAAGAAGAGAAGCCGCGCCATCTTCTCGGGATCGGCGAGCCCGAAGATTTTTTTATTGGGATAGAAAATGGTGCGGATACATTTGACTGCGTATCGCCCACAAGACAAGCTCGCAACGGTTCTTTGTATACCCATAAAGGGAGAATAAACATTAAAAACAATGCTTTTCGTTCTGATCTTTCAAGTATCGACAGCGATTGTGATTGTTATACCTGCTCGAATTATTCGCGAGCTTATATCTCACACCTTTTCCGCTCCAAAGAAATGCTGGGTCCAATTTTGGCCACTATTCACAATGCTCGTTTTATCATAAAGCTTGTGGCGGATATTAGAAGTTCTATTTACAACGACTCCTACTGGAAGTTCAAAGAAAACTTTTTAGATAGTTATTCGCGGTAG